A genomic stretch from Aerococcaceae bacterium zg-1292 includes:
- a CDS encoding ABC transporter substrate-binding protein has translation MRVRKFGLLMVSTLVLAACGNTATGPSSPDYKLSNVTLPLKDKVTLKFTTGSSPLAPADPNDKLIYKRLEEATNVHIDWTNYSTDFAEKRNLDISSGDLPDAFINASASDVDLIKWAKNGVIVPLEELIDQHMPNLKKILDENPQYRAMITAPDGHIYSLPWIEELGADKESIHSVNGMAWINVDWLKKLGLEMPKTTEDLVKVLEAFKNDDPNGNGQADEIPLSFINNGGNEDFKILMGAFGIGDNDDHLVVGNDKKVDFTADNEEYKEGIKFMRDLYERGLLDSEAFEQDWNTYIAKGSEHRYGVYFTWDKANVTGMNDSYDVLPVLAGPSGKKHITRTNNFGFQRGRAVITSANKNLELTAKWLDEMYKPVQSVQNNWGTYGDDTQQNIFEYDEATQSLKHLPLEGTAPGELRQKTEVGGPLAILDEYYGKVTTMPDDAKWRLDLMHEHYVPFMNNDYNYPRVFMQVEDLETIELIEADLMEYVNRKRSEWIVNGNIDGEWKEYLSELERFRLPEWLKIKQQYFDDYIANQE, from the coding sequence ATGAGAGTGAGAAAATTTGGTTTATTAATGGTGAGTACTTTAGTGTTAGCAGCGTGTGGAAATACTGCTACAGGGCCTTCAAGTCCGGATTATAAACTATCCAATGTGACCTTACCATTAAAAGATAAAGTAACGTTAAAATTTACAACCGGTAGTTCACCACTAGCGCCTGCAGATCCAAACGATAAATTAATTTACAAACGTTTAGAAGAAGCGACTAATGTGCATATTGATTGGACGAATTATTCTACAGATTTTGCAGAAAAACGTAACTTAGACATTTCGAGTGGTGATTTACCAGATGCATTTATTAATGCTAGTGCGTCAGATGTTGATTTAATTAAATGGGCAAAAAATGGTGTGATTGTGCCATTAGAAGAATTAATTGACCAACATATGCCTAACTTGAAGAAAATATTAGATGAAAACCCACAATATCGTGCCATGATTACAGCGCCAGATGGTCATATTTATTCATTACCATGGATTGAAGAATTGGGTGCTGATAAAGAATCCATTCACAGTGTGAACGGTATGGCATGGATTAATGTTGATTGGTTGAAAAAACTTGGTTTAGAAATGCCAAAAACAACAGAAGATTTAGTAAAAGTACTAGAAGCTTTTAAAAATGACGACCCAAATGGTAACGGTCAAGCAGATGAAATTCCATTATCATTTATTAACAATGGCGGTAATGAAGACTTCAAGATTTTAATGGGTGCCTTTGGTATCGGTGATAATGATGACCACCTTGTTGTCGGTAATGATAAAAAAGTTGATTTTACAGCAGATAACGAAGAATACAAAGAAGGTATTAAATTTATGCGTGATTTGTATGAACGTGGTTTATTAGATAGTGAAGCATTTGAACAAGATTGGAATACGTATATTGCTAAAGGTTCTGAACATCGTTATGGCGTATACTTTACGTGGGATAAAGCCAATGTGACAGGTATGAATGATAGTTACGATGTGTTGCCAGTATTAGCAGGCCCAAGTGGTAAGAAACATATTACCCGTACGAATAACTTTGGTTTCCAACGTGGACGTGCCGTAATTACAAGTGCCAATAAAAACTTAGAATTAACGGCTAAATGGTTAGATGAAATGTATAAACCAGTGCAATCCGTTCAAAATAACTGGGGTACTTATGGTGATGACACACAACAAAATATTTTTGAGTATGACGAAGCGACACAATCGTTGAAACATTTACCATTAGAAGGAACCGCGCCAGGTGAATTACGTCAAAAAACAGAAGTAGGTGGCCCATTAGCGATTCTGGATGAATACTATGGTAAAGTGACAACCATGCCTGATGATGCTAAATGGCGTTTAGACTTAATGCATGAACATTATGTACCATTTATGAACAATGACTACAATTATCCACGTGTATTCATGCAAGTAGAAGACTTAGAAACAATCGAGTTAATTGAAGCGGACTTAATGGAATATGTCAACCGTAAACGTTCAGAATGGATTGTTAATGGTAACATCGACGGTGAATGGAAGGAATATCTATCAGAATTAGAACGCTTCCGCTTACCAGAATGGTTAAAAATCAAACAACAATACTTTGATGACTATATCGCAAACCAAGAATAA
- a CDS encoding glycoside hydrolase family 32 protein encodes MTELYTVERANNFIAQAKEQVNTHYRPKAHFVAPVGWINDPNGFVFFRGEYHLFYQYFPYDSVWGPMHWGHAKSKDLVHWEHLPVALAPDQPYDISGCFSGSAIVKDDTLWLMYTGHIMREDGTVRQVQNMAYSTDGVHFEKLASNPVLDEKDLPEVIDPADFRDPKVFEYDGKYYAVVAAKYRENGGCIVLVGSEDLVDWQFESIFLKGNAEHGIMWECPDFFQLDGEDCLVMSPMQVARDGLSHHNINTTYFMRGKVDWETKTFEPHTIEEVDNGHDFYAPQSMVDDKGRRIMIAWMHTWGRRNVTKELDHQWAMAMTIARHVKIQEGTVIQTPVLPALTTSVSLDDVIEQAIVVDVTNPEQASFELQYGSDADAIRIRYQQEENAVYINREGLKEALLGEEKIPVIERGVAVKEAVVKELRMVIDTHSIEVFINGGSAVMTSNYFFTPATEPRLQVLSGNVELSGFALS; translated from the coding sequence GTGACAGAATTATATACTGTAGAACGAGCCAATAACTTTATTGCTCAAGCAAAAGAACAAGTAAATACACATTACCGACCAAAGGCGCATTTTGTTGCGCCAGTCGGTTGGATTAATGACCCTAATGGTTTTGTTTTTTTCCGTGGTGAATACCATTTATTTTACCAATATTTCCCATACGACAGCGTTTGGGGACCGATGCATTGGGGACATGCAAAATCCAAAGATTTAGTGCACTGGGAGCATTTACCAGTTGCTTTAGCACCAGACCAACCATATGATATTAGTGGCTGTTTTTCAGGCAGTGCGATTGTCAAAGACGATACTTTGTGGTTAATGTATACCGGGCATATTATGCGTGAAGATGGAACGGTTCGTCAAGTTCAAAACATGGCGTATTCAACAGATGGTGTGCATTTTGAAAAATTAGCAAGCAATCCAGTATTAGATGAAAAAGATTTACCAGAAGTGATTGACCCAGCTGATTTCCGTGACCCGAAAGTGTTTGAATATGACGGTAAGTATTATGCAGTCGTTGCAGCGAAATATCGTGAAAATGGCGGATGCATTGTACTCGTTGGGTCAGAAGATTTAGTTGATTGGCAATTTGAATCAATCTTCCTAAAAGGAAACGCTGAGCATGGTATTATGTGGGAATGCCCTGATTTCTTCCAATTAGATGGTGAAGATTGCTTAGTGATGTCGCCGATGCAAGTAGCACGTGACGGATTAAGTCACCATAATATTAATACGACTTACTTTATGCGTGGGAAAGTGGATTGGGAAACTAAAACCTTTGAGCCGCATACAATTGAAGAAGTTGATAACGGTCATGACTTTTATGCGCCGCAATCCATGGTAGATGATAAAGGACGTCGCATAATGATTGCCTGGATGCATACCTGGGGACGTCGTAATGTGACGAAAGAACTTGACCATCAATGGGCAATGGCGATGACTATCGCAAGGCACGTTAAGATTCAAGAGGGGACAGTGATTCAAACCCCTGTCTTACCCGCACTAACGACGTCAGTTTCATTAGATGATGTCATTGAACAAGCGATTGTTGTGGATGTTACCAATCCAGAACAAGCAAGTTTTGAGTTGCAGTATGGTAGTGATGCTGATGCCATTCGTATTCGCTATCAACAGGAAGAAAATGCCGTCTATATTAACCGTGAAGGGCTAAAAGAAGCATTGCTTGGCGAGGAAAAAATCCCAGTCATTGAACGTGGAGTAGCTGTCAAAGAAGCGGTTGTGAAAGAGCTACGCATGGTCATTGATACACATTCGATTGAAGTATTTATTAATGGTGGGTCAGCAGTGATGACCTCTAATTATTTCTTTACTCCAGCAACTGAACCACGTCTACAAGTATTGAGTGGTAACGTTGAATTAAGTGGATTTGCATTAAGTTAA
- a CDS encoding ROK family protein, translated as MIGALEAGGTKCVCAMFTEEGELIERVSIPTQTPEQSIPAMIAFFKQYPQMRALGIGSFGPIGVNESLDNYGYITTTPKAGWQNFNFVGVFKDEFNVPIAWTTDVNAAAYGEMMQGAAQGLKNVVYLTVGTGIGGGFVVDGNIVSGYGHPESGHILIRRHQDDTFKGTCPYHNDCLEGMAAGPAIEARWGKKGVELEASHPAWAMEAEYIAQALYNYYVILGSEKFILGGGVMKQRQLFPMIQQRFVELNNGYLEIPAIETFIVPPALEDNAGITGCFELAKKLIEAE; from the coding sequence ATGATAGGAGCTTTAGAAGCAGGCGGAACAAAATGTGTCTGCGCAATGTTTACAGAAGAAGGAGAACTGATTGAACGTGTCAGTATCCCCACACAAACGCCGGAGCAATCAATTCCGGCAATGATTGCTTTTTTTAAACAATATCCACAAATGCGGGCATTAGGGATTGGTTCATTTGGTCCGATTGGTGTCAATGAATCATTGGATAATTATGGTTATATTACAACGACACCAAAAGCAGGTTGGCAAAACTTTAATTTTGTGGGTGTGTTTAAAGATGAATTTAATGTACCTATTGCATGGACGACTGATGTGAATGCTGCTGCATATGGTGAAATGATGCAAGGTGCTGCTCAAGGGCTGAAAAATGTTGTTTATTTAACGGTAGGTACTGGTATCGGTGGTGGATTTGTTGTTGATGGCAATATTGTCAGTGGTTATGGACATCCTGAGTCTGGTCATATTTTAATTCGTCGTCATCAAGATGATACGTTTAAAGGTACTTGCCCGTATCACAATGATTGCTTAGAGGGAATGGCAGCAGGTCCTGCAATTGAGGCGCGTTGGGGTAAAAAAGGGGTGGAGCTAGAAGCATCGCATCCAGCATGGGCGATGGAAGCAGAGTATATTGCACAGGCATTGTATAATTATTATGTCATTTTAGGGAGTGAGAAATTTATTCTAGGTGGCGGTGTGATGAAGCAACGCCAATTATTCCCGATGATTCAACAACGTTTCGTTGAATTAAATAATGGCTATTTAGAAATACCAGCGATTGAGACCTTTATTGTGCCGCCGGCGTTGGAAGATAATGCCGGTATCACCGGTTGTTTTGAATTAGCTAAAAAATTAATAGAAGCTGAATAA
- a CDS encoding glucose-6-phosphate dehydrogenase, which yields MRWTEKLEGIGVTENRLILTLFGATGDLAARKLYPALYRLYKNGHISTHFALVGTGRTEWTHQEMRQRVSESVKQEVDDAKHLEEFLSHVYYVSHDVNDTTHYQRLKNFQEELDEKYDTKGNRIFYISLSPTLFPTITGHLRDQQLITDDGYNRLIIEKPFGHDTASAQELQQSLNNAFDENQIFRIDHYLGKEMVQAIRNIRFDNRVFADSWNNQGIDNIQISLLEEVGVEDRGEYYDTSGATRDMIQNHALQILALLAMNQPKEATAEAIQEEKIQVLASLYYPQDAKEVSEKFVRGQYGPSKELKGYRQEDKVSETSETETYFAACVEIDLPQWQGVPFFIRTGKRLNSKATTIDVQFKPTQEGVPGNQLHIEVAPRTGYRFTVNQKKLGYSHETESIPLEYYYTPEQLAETPQDYERLIYECILGDKSHFAHYLEVEHAWKYIDHLFSYWNQEKPEFPNYEAGSRGPDAAEALLAQYHTNWQE from the coding sequence ATGAGATGGACAGAAAAACTGGAGGGAATTGGTGTGACAGAAAACCGCTTAATTTTAACATTATTTGGCGCTACAGGTGATTTAGCCGCGCGTAAATTATATCCTGCCTTGTATCGTCTATATAAAAATGGACATATTTCAACGCATTTTGCATTAGTCGGAACTGGAAGAACCGAATGGACACATCAAGAGATGCGCCAGCGTGTATCTGAGAGTGTTAAGCAAGAGGTGGATGATGCAAAACATTTGGAAGAATTTTTATCCCATGTGTATTATGTGTCGCATGATGTTAATGATACAACGCACTATCAACGTTTAAAAAATTTCCAAGAAGAATTAGATGAAAAGTATGACACAAAAGGAAATCGTATTTTCTATATTTCCTTATCACCAACCTTATTCCCGACGATTACAGGTCATTTACGTGACCAACAGCTAATAACTGATGATGGTTATAATCGATTGATTATTGAAAAACCCTTTGGACACGATACAGCGTCCGCTCAAGAATTACAACAAAGTTTGAACAACGCTTTCGATGAAAATCAAATTTTTCGTATTGACCACTACTTAGGTAAAGAAATGGTACAAGCGATTCGCAATATTCGCTTCGATAACCGTGTATTTGCCGATAGTTGGAATAATCAAGGGATTGATAATATTCAAATTAGTTTATTGGAAGAAGTCGGTGTAGAAGACCGTGGCGAGTATTACGATACCTCGGGTGCTACACGTGATATGATTCAAAATCATGCCTTACAAATATTAGCGTTGCTAGCGATGAACCAGCCAAAAGAAGCGACTGCTGAAGCCATTCAGGAAGAGAAAATTCAAGTGTTAGCGTCACTATATTACCCACAAGATGCTAAAGAAGTCAGTGAAAAATTTGTGCGTGGGCAATATGGACCAAGTAAGGAACTGAAAGGATACCGTCAAGAAGACAAGGTTAGCGAAACATCAGAAACAGAAACATATTTTGCAGCTTGTGTCGAAATTGATTTGCCACAATGGCAAGGTGTGCCATTCTTTATCCGTACAGGAAAACGCCTTAATAGTAAGGCGACAACGATTGATGTGCAGTTTAAACCGACTCAAGAAGGTGTACCAGGTAATCAATTGCATATTGAAGTGGCACCAAGAACGGGTTATCGCTTTACCGTCAATCAGAAAAAATTAGGCTATTCCCATGAGACTGAAAGTATTCCGTTGGAGTATTATTATACACCGGAACAATTAGCTGAAACGCCACAAGACTACGAGCGCTTGATTTACGAATGCATTTTAGGTGATAAGAGTCATTTCGCTCATTACTTAGAAGTAGAGCATGCGTGGAAATACATTGACCATTTATTTAGCTACTGGAATCAAGAAAAACCTGAATTTCCAAATTATGAAGCGGGCAGTCGTGGTCCAGATGCCGCCGAAGCATTATTGGCCCAGTACCACACTAACTGGCAAGAGTAA